Proteins from a genomic interval of Gordonia sp. SL306:
- a CDS encoding maleylpyruvate isomerase family mycothiol-dependent enzyme — MAAKTSLPIASVVTALTAQWATLDALATALSDDQWSAPSVLPGWSMADVVAHVIGTESMLAGREVEPRRDVGALDHVRNPIGELNERWLDHFRGSSRGEVMAAYREIVAVRTDMLTQMTQEEFDADSVTPAGPESYGRFMRIRVFDCWMHEIDIRDSTDGSAPTDAVPAELALDEIAASLPFVVGKRAATPKGTSVLMRIGGVVSRAIRIEVGDRAVAVDEFAAGDESADVVLTLDARELARLAGGRRTADPGRVTVDGDRTIGTAILDNLDYVV; from the coding sequence GTGGCCGCCAAGACCTCACTGCCCATCGCATCCGTCGTCACCGCGTTGACCGCCCAATGGGCGACGCTCGACGCGCTTGCGACCGCGCTCTCCGACGACCAGTGGTCGGCGCCCTCGGTGCTGCCGGGCTGGTCGATGGCCGACGTCGTCGCCCACGTGATCGGCACCGAGAGCATGCTCGCCGGGCGTGAGGTGGAACCGCGTCGTGACGTCGGCGCCCTCGACCATGTGCGCAACCCGATCGGCGAACTCAACGAGAGGTGGCTCGACCACTTCCGTGGCTCGTCGCGAGGTGAGGTGATGGCCGCCTATCGCGAGATCGTCGCGGTCCGGACCGACATGCTGACCCAGATGACCCAGGAGGAGTTCGACGCCGACTCGGTCACCCCCGCCGGCCCGGAAAGCTACGGGAGATTCATGCGGATCCGAGTCTTCGACTGCTGGATGCACGAGATCGACATCCGCGACAGCACCGACGGTTCGGCCCCGACCGATGCGGTTCCCGCGGAGCTCGCACTCGATGAGATCGCCGCGTCCCTGCCGTTCGTGGTGGGTAAGCGGGCCGCCACGCCGAAGGGCACCTCGGTGCTCATGCGGATCGGCGGCGTGGTCTCACGCGCGATTCGCATCGAGGTGGGCGATCGCGCGGTGGCCGTCGACGAGTTCGCCGCCGGTGACGAGTCCGCCGACGTCGTACTCACACTCGACGCGCGCGAACTCGCCCGACTGGCCGGCGGGCGGCGCACGGCCGACCCCGGACGGGTGACCGTCGACGGTGACCGGACGATCGGTACGGCGATCCTCGACAACCTCGACTACGTCGTCTGA
- a CDS encoding family 1 glycosylhydrolase produces MGHRPRPAVLIAVVIATIIAIAAPEIPVALGAPAPGAGSSAPAALPRDFDWGVSSSGFQSEGFSPDSNWRRYVASGATHDRVGTSVDFRHRYRGDIALAKALGVKVYRVGIEWARIEPRPGVLDRTEIAYYDAMIAAIVAAGMRPMITLDHWVYPGWVADRGGWANPETPALWLRNARRVVDRYSHFRPIWITINEPTVYVTNELKTGAIAAPDVPAMLDRLIRVHREIYRYIHRRDAAAMVSSNVAYVPTVEPVLDTQFVDRVADTLDFIGIDYYYSISPANTGAWHALTDESWLAPVSADGLYYALRHYSRRYPGKPLYVVESGMPTRDGAARADGYRRGDHLRDLVYWLQRARGDGVNVIGYNYWSLTDNFEWGSYTPRFGLYTVKVKSDHTLTRRPTDAVAAYRRITADNGVPTGYRPTRPAEYCSLVAAPASCVDPVH; encoded by the coding sequence ATGGGTCATCGTCCCCGCCCGGCCGTCCTGATCGCTGTGGTGATCGCCACGATCATCGCGATCGCCGCGCCGGAGATCCCTGTCGCGCTCGGCGCGCCGGCACCGGGCGCCGGATCGTCTGCACCGGCGGCGTTGCCCCGCGACTTCGACTGGGGTGTCTCGTCATCGGGGTTCCAGAGCGAGGGTTTCTCGCCGGACAGCAACTGGCGGCGTTACGTCGCCTCGGGTGCGACGCATGATCGGGTCGGCACCTCGGTGGATTTCCGGCACCGCTATCGCGGCGACATCGCACTGGCGAAGGCACTCGGGGTCAAGGTGTATCGCGTCGGCATCGAATGGGCGCGCATCGAGCCCCGGCCGGGTGTGCTCGACCGTACCGAGATCGCCTATTACGACGCGATGATCGCCGCGATCGTCGCCGCCGGGATGCGGCCGATGATCACCCTCGATCACTGGGTGTATCCGGGCTGGGTGGCCGACCGTGGCGGCTGGGCGAACCCCGAGACCCCGGCGCTCTGGCTGCGCAACGCCCGCCGCGTGGTCGACCGCTACAGCCACTTTCGTCCGATCTGGATCACCATCAACGAGCCGACCGTCTATGTGACGAACGAACTCAAGACCGGCGCGATCGCGGCGCCCGACGTCCCGGCCATGCTCGATCGCCTCATCCGGGTGCACCGCGAGATCTACCGCTACATCCATCGCCGTGATGCCGCCGCGATGGTGTCGTCCAACGTCGCCTACGTCCCGACGGTCGAACCCGTGCTCGACACGCAGTTCGTCGATCGCGTCGCCGACACCCTTGACTTCATCGGGATCGATTACTACTACTCGATCTCACCCGCGAACACCGGTGCCTGGCACGCTCTGACCGATGAGAGTTGGCTGGCGCCCGTGTCGGCCGACGGTCTGTACTACGCACTGCGGCACTACAGCCGCAGATATCCCGGCAAGCCGCTTTACGTCGTCGAGTCCGGCATGCCCACCCGCGACGGCGCCGCCCGAGCGGATGGCTATCGCCGCGGCGATCACCTGCGTGATCTCGTCTACTGGCTGCAGCGGGCTCGCGGCGACGGCGTGAACGTGATCGGGTACAACTATTGGAGTCTGACCGACAACTTTGAATGGGGAAGCTACACACCGAGATTCGGTCTCTACACGGTGAAGGTGAAGTCGGACCACACATTGACGCGCCGGCCGACCGACGCGGTGGCCGCCTATCGACGCATCACCGCCGACAACGGCGTGCCGACGGGTTACCGTCCGACGCGTCCGGCCGAGTACTGTTCGCTCGTCGCCGCACCGGCCAGTTGCGTCGATCCCGTGCATTGA